One Nicotiana tabacum cultivar K326 chromosome 23, ASM71507v2, whole genome shotgun sequence genomic window, TCACTATGTCAGAGGTTAGGATGCACCACGAGCTCGATTTCACCTGCATACAATATCTTAAAAttgttttgagaaaaatacaattaaaagtaatttttttaaagatcggtcaaacactaattattgcttaaaaatacttttcaaattaattagtgaAATACAAAATCACTTCTCATCAAAATATTTAGcgaaaaactttttaaaaaaattacttttcaaaataaataaatttaaaagctAGAACAACTATACATAAATATCTGAAGAGAACTGAAAAGGAAGAACATAAATAAATTCTTCCAAATGATACAAATCCAGCTAGGATATACTGACAGCAGGTGACAGCTTTTTGCCAAGCTGTTATGGGTCCCACTTGAAATTAcaccttgtttccttttttttaCTCCCAAACTTCTCAGCAAATTTTCGTCGTTTCCAGTTTTCTCGAAACATCCGTAATATCAGAAGAGCAAATCTAGAAACCAGGATTATTGTCAACTTATTGAAAGCTGATTGAATTAatatagaaatttatattttgttAAGAATCTTTGGTATTATTTATATATGAATATAGGTCATGTTGGGCAATCATTTGAAGGAATTAATGTTAGTTATGTGTAATAAGCAGAGGCGGAGCCACGATTTGAAACTTATAAGTTCAGTATTTTAATTCTTTTAAGTcactgagttctaaattaataatttatgcataatttaataatttttaagacaaatatatgATTTGGACTAAAATTACGGAGTTCAGCCGAACCCATATCCGAAGGGCTAGCTCCATCCATGGTAATAAGTTCTTCGTTtcaatgttttatttttttgttagtCTGTTTCAAAAGAagtcttatattttattattatatttaataaatttttaattgttacattttttaatttattaagtgACACTATCTTTTAAAAGTGATattacaagtctaaaatcataaaaattcaaacgTATTTTGAATATTTTATACAAGCATTTAATTTAAGATCATATCATCAAAATCCTTTATGCTACTATTTGTTATAGGTGATAAGTCCTTTGTCTCAAAGAagtgttttccttttcttttgttaatCCATTTAAAATGAAATGTCATATATTTATGTTTAGCAAGTTTTTaattccaatatttttatttcgCTCGCAGTGACACTTCATTAAAGGAATGACATGATATGTCTAAAATCATAAAATTTAAAGACTGTTTTGAAtattttatacaaatatttaatttaagatCATATGATCAAATTGTTTTTACATTATAGAGTTTTGTGCCTAGTTAAAACTCGTAAAATGAAATAGAAGAagcataaatatttaattgtttttcttgattttttttttgggtggggaATACGAGTTGGGAAACTAGAACAAAAAGAGTCACTAATGAGAAAATGTATCATCGTGGTGTGGGAAAACAATTTTCAAATCTTAACTCAAAATCAATATGTTTTTTGCCTCAACGCTGATTGCGATTTTAAGGAGTATATGTCTAAAGTAGTTTAGTCTACTTAAAGTTTATACTctctccggtccacaataagtgattttttagctttttttttttgtgatccaaaatatctgattttttcaaatttcaagaatgaagtaattatttttttcctacattgcccttggagtaaatagtgttgagtatgtgttaggagtatttatgtgaagagatagtaaaggttaatatggtcaattttattgttaattaacgttaaaaggtgaatttcttaatctgtgtgaaaacaaccaaaaaatactTATTGTGGACCGAATAGAGTACTAATCTATatctctatctatctatctatctatctatctatgctatattaaaagcacgaaggcccttagcgaaatgtcgttcgtcttttttactccctaaaaataaatttcacattgGACACAATTGTAATTTAAgttactttcctaatatttaggacatttaaatcacctaaaattttggttattaaatattttcttattgaaCTAAGTAAGAAACTCTTTATTTTTAGCTTTCACCAtaataacatattaattaataaGAAAACGTGAGTTTTTTACACCCAATAGAATACTATTTAATAATGCTTAAGTGAGTCCTTTAATAATATTTACCTACAAAGgactaaaatttaaaattaaagctttttttttcatttcaaacttgatatttatcatgcaaaaaaatatattctCAAGTCCCGCAATTTTATGTTAAATATTATTAGAAACACTCCATTTAATAGTTATTTAATTTTGTAAATATTTAAGagcttaaaattaattaaaatttatttattaatttgttTCTTATTTGAACCACGGAGAAAGTTaaaatttgtttcttcttttcatttagaACTTTGTATAAGTTAAAATTTTTATTCATTGAGACAGgattctttcttttatttaataaatttatttCTCCTTTTTTGCCTTTTAAAAAAAGATTTCACACTAGATAAAATTGTCATTTACCTTTGAAAATAAAACTGTATTTATTAAAACTTTCCATATTTGAATTATTATGTAGGAAActctaatatttaggacattaAAGTCAACTAAATTTCTTCCATATATAAAGTAAAGTTCTAAGTTAGGACCAAATATATTAACTAACTTACGTTGAAATACATTTAGACACTCAAAATCTTTAATATCTCACCAGAAACCATTAGACTTAGGATTCAAAGCCATTAACGGAAAAAATTGAACAACTATTGCAActttttttatttgaagaaaagagGTACGAATTTTTATGTTATGAATTTTTGGAGTTGAAAACAATTTAATTCTATCTTGAAAaggtatttttctcttttagttacgttatattttaagaattaagtataatttaatattttttgaaaaaagcttttatttattttacttctCGCCTAGATCAACGATATCAATATTCATCATTTCAAGaacttatatattttaaatttttttattttgtagctTAAATAtgttatttaataatatttctatgtttttaaataattatatagTTGTGGATATAGGTATACACACAAAACGTGTACCTTAAGTATGAGGATCATTAGCGAAATGCCGTTCGTCTTTGTTATTCTTTAAAATTAGAGTTCATGCTGGACAAAATAGTcactaattattttttaaatatttaaaaataataatttaattatttttctaatatttaggattagtgatttaattatttttcttctttttagaaCTTTGATTTTTGAATTGCTTTTAGTGAAGTCTGTATATTTACCTCCAATTAAATTGAGTAGTATTAAATTTCAAGCACTTTCAGTTTCGACCACTTTATACTGTTTTTAGATTTAAgattttattaataatttttgtcactttcatctcatttaatttaattttagatTTAGGATGCAAAAGGTAATGATATTAAAATAATGAAAGACTTCATGTCAACAAAGGGTTAAAACTCAAGGTATATAATTAGTTTGGTTTTGGTATTCTATTCAAATAATTCTTTCtaagaaaatttgagaaaaacttTTTGTCGAAACTTATATTTGATTATGTGGTATACAATAGTATGTCCATTACTATTTAATTAAATACTCCTTCTATGAAAATTATGTCAAAATGTAAATACACATTCAAAAAAGACTATAATTAGATATAAATTATCCCAATATTCATGATAATTTTTATATTCATTAACTCACATCAAATTctagaaatacttttgaaataaCACTTACAATTGCACGTCAACtttacataaataaatattatttatataatttttaaaattttatacttATTGATATGAAGTTTGCGCGTACCTAAGACTAGTTATTTAAATGTGAGAATTATTGGAAGTACGTACAAAATAACCCACTAGTTAATAGAATGAATCAttgattttaacaaaaaatatgGATACTTGAATCGCTAATGGATTCTTAGAATATAAACAATTGGTGTTATCATGCGGATTTAATGTGACATGTTCATTAAACAATAAGACTGGAAAATTATGTAGTTAAAAAAAAAGTCTTAAAATACCACCATTTAAATTTTTATTCATGCTATACACAAATATGGATAAATTAGTATGTAAACCATTAACTGTAGAgttttatatatttaattaataaatggtACATTAACTTTGGAAGCGGCAAGGCTTTGTTATATTTTAAAGTACATGAATTCAATTATGGAAGCTATTATTAGCAAATTATTTGAATTGATGCAACTTGAAAACTGAAATTGTTGTTTTGCGTTGTGTTTTTCTTTATCATATGGAGAAGGGAAAATGGTTACATTTGATCGTGCACTGTTTGCAATTAGCAATGTTAATTTTGAGTCTAATGTTATCTCGTCATTAGAAAAAAGTCTTATTTTTATCCTCGATTCTTAATCAAGCTCAATTTGAAGAACCAGAACAAAAAATTGAATGGAATCAAAATAATTAcgaattacttttgaaatttaagACTAAAGTTATGAATTATTTCCAATAATACCTTTAGTATTAAATAAATAATAGGAATAATTTTTTAATACTATTcaattcttaaaaaatatttaataggcgcaattaataaattaaacttttaaaaaaagaaaaagaaaagaaagggtgAATGGGACGGAGAAAGTAATGAATATGCCAAAAATACTGGCAGATACGACAAGATATCGTGACGACTAGTTGAcgataaataaaaggaaattgcCGAATCAACAAAACAGAAGGAAAGAGAAATACTGATAATTACAGGAGACAGAGAGGTTCAAATAGTATGAGCCGACATGCATTCATTTACCAAAATATTGATAGATGCTTTCTTCGCACTCACCATCTCAGGCTCATCTCTTTTCTCCTCATCAAACTCTTAGctaattttagaaaaacccaaaaccaaacaaagaaaattcAAGAAGAAGAAATCAGCAGTGCATGATATGGATCCTTGCCCGTTTGTTCGTTTGATAATTGAGTCATTAGCTCTTAAACTTCCAACAGCAACAAAACCTGCTGGTTCTGGTTCTGGAGTTCACCCTTGTTCAACTCCTTGCTATGCTAAACTCAAGCTCAAGAATTTCCCTTCTCAAACTGCCATTCTCCCTCTCTGTTCCACTTCTCAATACCCTTCTTCTCCGCCTGAGTCCTCCGCCTCAGCCGCCGGGTTCCATCTAGACGCCGTCACTCTCCGGCGTCTCTCTGGAAAGCCCGTTTCGTTAAAAGTGTCCGTTTTCACGGGGCGCATGGGTCGCACGTGCGGTGTTACCAGTGGGAAGCTGCTGGGATCGGTTCAGGTGAGCGTTAACTTGAATGGGACACATTCAAAGTCCAGCGTGTTTCAAAATGGGTGGATGAAATTGGGAGGCGAACCGGCGGTGGCTGTGTTGCACATGGCTGTCCGGGCTGAACCGGACCCGCGGTTCGTGTTCCAGTTCGGAGGTGAACCGGAGTGCAGCCCGGTGGTTTTCCAGATCCAGGGGAATATAAGGCAGCCGGTTTTCAGCTGCAAGTTCAGTGCTGATCGCAACAACCGGACACGGTGAGTCCCTCCCCATTGTTTTCCCGCGCATTTTACCTTTCCCTTCCCACTGAAAATTCTAACTTGCGCCGACGTGTTCTTTTTCATTTACTTTTTGCTATGGTTTTGTTTTATATTTGTTGTTAACAAAAATAATTGTGTCGCTTCTTTTTACTGTAGTTGTTAATTTGTTATGAGAGAAACATGGTTACTGGTCAAACTAAATTGCTTTGTTGAAACGATTAATCAAGTGGGGTGGGGGCAGGAAATTTTGCATAATTTAGATTCTACAGCTCACCCTCTAACAATTGTCAAtactactttaaaaaaaataattttgtcattaagtgcttagaaatagatttgcaaagACAAAGCATTTAATTTTAACTTTAGAAAAGATTAGTTGAAAGGATTATATCCTCGCAAATTCGCTCATTACtaacaaaagagaaaaatagaataaacaATTATTGGTTGGAACTCAAAGGGAAAACGTCTAGTGATGAGAATTGTAGTGGTAGCTTCATTTGGTGTTTTAGGGATTAGGTAGCCTCCTCACATGATTCGACTTGTTGTCTATGTAAAAACTTGCTTCTCCAGAAGCTGAAGTATTTCTCACTCTCTGAAGAGTCACATGCATGTTGTGTGAACGGCTGCACATGCTTTGAGTACAATCTCTAAGCTATGGAACTTTCTTATTTGCAAACATGATCATCAACTTTCCGTAGGTTTAGAGTGCTTTACATTGTTTGaattttgtttctttcttctGCAATTGGGAGAAGGGGAGCCTAGGCGTAACTGATAAAGTTGATGTCACGTGACCATGAAGAATTTTGTATCTTTCTTCTGCAATTGggagaaggggagccttggcataactggtaaagtagccttcatgtgatcaggaggtcacgggtttgagtcgtggaaacagcctcttatagatatgcagggtaagactgcgtacaatagacccttgtggtccagtCCTTTCCtgaaccccgcgcatagcgggagcttagtgtatCGGGGGTGTCCCTTTTTTTTCCCTCTGCACTTGGGAATTCATACAATAATGTTCCCTTAGCGGATATGAAGATACAGCATCTTTAGGATTCTTGTTTGCTAGATCTACTCATTGTGACTTCTAAGTGGTTAGCCCATAGTTCAGTGCTGTTTTGTACAATTGTAAGCTGCACAAATCATTTAATTCATTATTCTACTTGCTTATGTCCTTTTCAATTTTAAGTGATCTGATAATCTGAAGGCGGACAATTCATTAGTGCATTTTGTGTCCATTGCATGTGAAgagaaaaaatgacaaaaatacagCTTGTTTCAAAGGATCCTGTATCCTGACCTCCTTACAATTTGAATCCTCTTACTTCTTATGAAGGTTTAGATTCGTCTAGTAATGAAAAAGATTAGAGAATAGACAGCATTAACTCCTAGGCGCAACTGTCATTAGCAACTACCATTGATTCCCTCCCCATGTGCAAAAATTTGGGCAAAACCTTCATAAACTGGTTAATATTCTTCTTTGACTTTTCGTTTCCTTCAAATCAACTACTATTACCAGTCAAAGTATGgagtagagtattgttcaagttATTAATTTTGTTTATACGTGGTCCTGAAGctgatattttctttcttcttttcatttttgtaaaaacagATCTCTTCCAACTGATTTTAACTTGGGCAATAGAGGATGGATGCGAACATTTTCTGCTGAAAGGGACAGACCGGGGAGGGAGCGAAAAGGGTGGATGATAATTATCTATGATCTATCAGGGTCAGCTGTTGCAGCTGCCTCAGTGATCACTCCATTTGTGCCCTCTCCAGGTTCTGACCGTGTTTCACGGTCAAATCCTGGTGCGTGGCTTATCCTCCGGCCTAATGGATCCTGTGTTAGCAGCTGGAAACCATGGGGTCGTCTTGAGGCGTGGCGCGAAAGAGGGCCAGTTGATGGACTTGGTTACAAATTTGAGCTTGTTACTGACATTGGTCTTACTAGTGGTGTACCTATAGCTGAGGGCACAATGAGTATGAAAAGAGGTGGGCAATTTTGCATAGACAACACAGTAAAAGACTCTGCACTGAGTTCATTATCGCCTATTCGAGGATTTGTGATGGGATCAAGCGTTGAAGGCGAAGGCAAACCAAGTGCTCCAACAGTTCAAGTTGGGGTACGACATGTAACTTGCATGGCCGATGCTGCCCTATTTATCGCACTTTCAGCTGCCATTGATCTTAGCATGGACGCGTGTCGCCTCTTCTCTCAAAAACTTGGAAAGGAATTTTGCAATAATGCTCAAGAGTCATTCTCATAAATTGAAAAGCTTTTCGCCCTGCAGTTTTTGTTCACTCGCATGCAGTGATGACCAAAGAATGGCAGCTGGTTTGAGCATGGAAGAAACCCCTTTCCCTCCCATGGTTTTTACAATCAAATGATTTTcaacctatatatatattttaattaattctggAAAACAAAACATGACTTTTTCTATACCCGATTAGGGTGTGACCCTGGAGTGGCCTGTGAGTTGTAGGTATATTTTCCCTATTTGGAAATCAACATTTTGTGCTGGCTCTAATTCCATTTTGTCCCATTTCTGCAGAGGTGAGCATTATATCTGTTTTTTCAAAGTACTTATTAACAATGTACAGACTAGGAATGAGTGATTTGTTTATTAagattattcaattttttttctttcgatTCATTGTATTGCTCCAGACTCCAGAGCGGGTTGCGCTCCCTTCATATTTGTTTCTTCCCCATTCATTTTTGCTGTTTCAGAGCATGCTGTTTGTTCCTTAAATCCTAATGCAAGTATTCAATGTAAACAGAGATTAGACACAATATATATGCAGAAATACAATCTTGAGTTAGGGTTAAATAAATGTATCCTTTAACTTCATTGACACAGTAGCTATTGGCGGTTAAGCCTTACCAATTTCGACAATCCATTGGCTATCACGCTCAAATAGCACGGAGAACACAAACGATGAGACGTAAACCGTTGTCACTCTGCTTTCAAAGAACATAATACGCTAGGGTTATTTAGGGTTTGGCCTCTATTTATAGAGTGTCTACTCATCACAATCTAATAGTTAGTTATTAGGTACCGCATACAATAAACATTAATCATATCATTTATTTTACTCGCCTACATGCTTAACTTTGCGACTTTGATAATATGATTATAACTTTATGCACGAGAGCTTAATTGACAAATCATTTAAACCGTTCGAAATTAGACTTCAAGAATTACAATATTCATTTAGAAATCATGACCAAATTATTTGTAAATCAAGAGTGATACTCTGTTGAAGTTTGATCATGTGTTACCCGGTAGATACTATTGCTCCCAACCCAAATTCCCAAACATCTCTTTGCCTTAATTCGCATTATCTATGGCCATCTTTTTCCTTTAAGTTCCATTCCCAAATTGTCTCTAACTGACTAACTTCATTTTTTATGCCTCCAAATAGCTCCTTAGCTCTATTTTGGCCTCCAATGTACCTATATCAAATAACTAACAACTTAGGCAAAATTCTTGGAATAAAACCTCAAACAAGTcaattaatcatagaaaaaaaatcataaaatatataatataaatcCAAGTCATCATTTTTGCACATATTATGAGTATCTATTGCACATACAAAATTAGTTTAGGGACTAATTTTATTAACTCTCcaaatacaaaattataaatCTTATTAGAAGGCAGAAAATCATACGTATATAATAATGACAGAATGTGACGGCTTCATTTTTGATTGGGCAAATCCGGTTCCGGTCTCTTCTTCCCTAGCTTGACGATTCCAGATTATGCTAGCCTATCATGGCGTACGCTCAAAACTTAATGTTAGCTCTTTTCATCTCCTTCACCTTCGTCTCCACCTCATTCTCTCAGTCTATTCTCGGAATCACCCCCGAAATCTTACAACTTTTAACCATCAATCGCCACCGTAAGATTCCCAAAGACAATAACAATGCTTTGTACTGTGAGAGCTGGCGGTTCACCGTTGAGACTAATGATGCTGGTTTCTGGGCTTTGATTCCCGAAAGGTGCGCTTCTTTCGTCCAGGACTACATGAACGGCGATCGTTACTCTTCAGATTGCGGTGCGGTGGCTGACCTGTCGCTGGCGTTTGCCAATACGGTTAAGGTTTCAAACGATGGAAAGGACGCTTGGGTCTTCGACATTGATGAAACTTTGCTCTCCAACTTGCCCTACTATGTCACCCATGGCTTCGGGTAACTTCtaattttctctatttttcatATGCATTTGTGGGTATCACTATAATGTTTGGACGTCCCTTTTGTTAATGATTTTGAACAGTTTCAGTTTCTGTGTAATTTGTGCTCTGGTATAGTGCTGTTGGTTTCATTTTGTTTGTTAAAAACTTGCTAATTCT contains:
- the LOC107784531 gene encoding uncharacterized protein LOC107784531; protein product: MDPCPFVRLIIESLALKLPTATKPAGSGSGVHPCSTPCYAKLKLKNFPSQTAILPLCSTSQYPSSPPESSASAAGFHLDAVTLRRLSGKPVSLKVSVFTGRMGRTCGVTSGKLLGSVQVSVNLNGTHSKSSVFQNGWMKLGGEPAVAVLHMAVRAEPDPRFVFQFGGEPECSPVVFQIQGNIRQPVFSCKFSADRNNRTRSLPTDFNLGNRGWMRTFSAERDRPGRERKGWMIIIYDLSGSAVAAASVITPFVPSPGSDRVSRSNPGAWLILRPNGSCVSSWKPWGRLEAWRERGPVDGLGYKFELVTDIGLTSGVPIAEGTMSMKRGGQFCIDNTVKDSALSSLSPIRGFVMGSSVEGEGKPSAPTVQVGVRHVTCMADAALFIALSAAIDLSMDACRLFSQKLGKEFCNNAQESFS
- the LOC107784530 gene encoding acid phosphatase 1 isoform X1; amino-acid sequence: MAYAQNLMLALFISFTFVSTSFSQSILGITPEILQLLTINRHRKIPKDNNNALYCESWRFTVETNDAGFWALIPERCASFVQDYMNGDRYSSDCGAVADLSLAFANTVKVSNDGKDAWVFDIDETLLSNLPYYVTHGFGSEIFDEIAFDKWVNEAEAPAIPASLKLYKELQQRGFKIFLLTGRSEFQRNYTEKNLVYAGYSNWEKLILRGPSDKSKLATQYKSEKRKELEDEGYRIHGSSGDQWSDLNGFAVAKRNAGESCIWDKPAFPILVLTG
- the LOC107784530 gene encoding acid phosphatase 1 isoform X2; this encodes MAYAQNLMLALFISFTFVSTSFSQSILGITPEILQLLTINRHRKIPKDNNNALYCESWRFTVETNDAGFWALIPERCASFVQDYMNGDRYSSDCGAVADLSLAFANTVKVSNDGKDAWVFDIDETLLSNLPYYVTHGFGSEIFDEIAFDKWVNEAEAPAIPASLKLYKELQQRGFKIFLLTGRSEFQRNYTEKNLVYAGYSNWEKLILRGPSDKSKLATQYKSEKRKELEDEGYRIHGSSGDQWSDLNGFAVAKRSFKLPNPMYYIA
- the LOC107784530 gene encoding acid phosphatase 1 isoform X3 encodes the protein MAYAQNLMLALFISFTFVSTSFSQSILGITPEILQLLTINRHRKIPKDNNNALYCESWRFTVETNDAGFWALIPERCASFVQDYMNGDRYSSDCGAVADLSLAFANTVKVSNDGKDAWVFDIDETLLSNLPYYVTHGFGSEIFDEIAFDKWVNEAEAPAIPASLKLYKELQQRGFKIFLLTGRSEFQRNYTEKNLVYAGYSNWEKLILRGPSDKSKLATQYKSEKRKELEDEGYRIHGSSGDQWSDLNGFAVAKR